One genomic region from Thermogemmata fonticola encodes:
- the cas3 gene encoding CRISPR-associated helicase Cas3', whose translation MLLDAGSLWAKSGQDRLVESMRLPQHLRDVYEAAGCLLDSSGADQLRILGLNETEWRDRFRRCLLLAAAVHDLGKANDHFQQMIRGQRDVQTHPQGLRHEWVTVLLLQQLRHWLMPALEDEGKDWAIVEWAVGGHHPAEDRETPPTGPPEGGGCGPHITFLTDHPDFTTILEWLAETFHLAPPPHLCARRYELIGDDSVFVHLACWHRQAQKLWRNFSPTEKRLLAAVKAALVAADVAGSALPFRSTAAGSKWSWILHALENKPSAEALGWIVQYRLRGQKPRPFQEQVAQSPALVTLVQAGCGTGKTLAAYLWAQRRWPGYRLYFCYPTTGTATEGFRDYLFPPDLVELEWSTDDLVSAGSRITAADIRQLGAGLFHSRRDVDWDIILTTGRDAAQEEVEAWQRRDALEAWSTPIVACTVDTVLGLMQNHRRALFAWPALAQSAFIFDEIHAYDDKLFQSLLRFISEMVGAPMLLMTASLPRIREQALRDVLQRRGLELLVIQGPPELENRPRYHRLSGGSSLHHVLSCIQQALQRQEKVLWVVNTVGRAMQMAQQAESYGLQPILYHSRFKYQDRVERHRDVIDAFRRSGPALCLCTQVAEMSLDLSADLLVSDLAPIAALIQRLGRLNRRAAEGDPTRPFLILEPDDVQPYTPAELEEARRWLDRLPQSSISQRDLVTAWQQNSDTRLSYGDSTWLDGGPKTEVKELRQGTPGINVLLRQDYSQVQDQPRQLARYVLPLPPPRSKEWKTWPRFRGVPIAPDEAVDYDPRRGAQWREQFRLAARSE comes from the coding sequence ATGCTTCTAGATGCAGGTTCGCTCTGGGCGAAAAGCGGACAGGACCGCCTGGTGGAATCCATGCGCCTGCCGCAGCATTTGCGGGATGTTTACGAGGCGGCCGGCTGCTTGCTCGATAGCAGCGGTGCAGACCAATTGCGCATCCTGGGACTGAACGAAACCGAATGGAGGGATCGCTTCCGCCGCTGCCTCTTGCTCGCTGCCGCTGTTCATGATCTGGGTAAAGCCAACGATCACTTCCAGCAAATGATCCGCGGCCAGCGGGATGTCCAAACCCATCCCCAGGGGTTGCGCCACGAGTGGGTCACCGTGCTGCTCTTACAGCAACTGCGCCATTGGCTCATGCCCGCGCTGGAGGATGAAGGGAAAGATTGGGCGATTGTCGAATGGGCTGTCGGAGGCCATCATCCGGCCGAGGATCGCGAGACACCTCCGACTGGCCCTCCCGAAGGGGGTGGATGCGGTCCCCACATCACCTTTTTGACGGATCATCCGGACTTCACAACGATCCTGGAATGGCTGGCTGAGACGTTTCATCTAGCTCCTCCGCCCCACCTGTGCGCGAGGCGGTATGAGTTAATCGGTGATGACAGTGTCTTTGTCCATCTGGCTTGCTGGCATCGTCAGGCTCAAAAACTGTGGAGAAACTTTTCTCCGACAGAGAAGCGCTTACTGGCTGCTGTCAAAGCGGCTTTGGTTGCTGCTGACGTAGCTGGTTCCGCCCTACCATTCCGCTCAACAGCAGCGGGGAGCAAGTGGTCTTGGATTCTCCACGCTCTGGAGAACAAGCCGTCCGCGGAGGCGTTGGGGTGGATTGTCCAGTATCGCTTGCGCGGTCAGAAACCTCGCCCTTTTCAGGAGCAAGTGGCTCAATCGCCGGCCTTGGTCACACTAGTTCAGGCAGGTTGCGGCACCGGTAAGACGTTGGCCGCTTATCTCTGGGCGCAGAGGCGCTGGCCCGGCTATCGCCTCTACTTCTGCTATCCCACTACGGGGACAGCCACCGAAGGCTTCCGCGATTATCTCTTCCCGCCGGACCTGGTTGAGTTGGAATGGTCCACGGATGATCTTGTGTCTGCCGGTTCTCGAATTACCGCTGCCGACATCCGTCAGCTCGGGGCGGGCCTGTTCCACAGCCGCCGTGACGTCGATTGGGACATCATTTTGACCACGGGGCGGGATGCCGCGCAGGAGGAAGTGGAGGCCTGGCAACGGCGAGACGCTCTGGAAGCCTGGTCCACCCCGATTGTCGCGTGCACCGTGGATACCGTCCTAGGACTGATGCAAAATCATCGCCGCGCCTTGTTTGCCTGGCCCGCCCTAGCCCAGTCCGCCTTCATCTTCGACGAAATCCACGCCTATGACGACAAACTTTTTCAGTCTCTCCTGCGATTCATCTCCGAGATGGTCGGCGCCCCCATGTTGTTGATGACCGCCAGTCTGCCGCGGATTCGGGAACAAGCCTTGCGTGACGTCCTTCAACGCCGCGGCTTGGAACTGTTGGTCATTCAAGGGCCGCCCGAACTGGAAAACCGGCCTCGTTATCACCGCCTGAGCGGCGGCAGCTCCCTGCACCACGTGCTGAGCTGCATCCAGCAGGCTTTGCAACGCCAGGAGAAAGTGCTTTGGGTGGTCAACACCGTCGGCCGGGCGATGCAGATGGCTCAGCAGGCGGAAAGTTACGGCCTTCAGCCCATTCTTTACCACAGCCGCTTCAAGTACCAAGATCGCGTGGAACGACACCGAGATGTCATCGATGCTTTTCGGCGATCGGGTCCGGCCCTCTGCCTCTGCACCCAGGTGGCGGAAATGAGTCTGGACTTGTCAGCCGACTTGCTAGTGAGCGACTTGGCCCCCATTGCTGCTCTGATCCAGCGCCTGGGCCGCCTCAATCGCCGCGCCGCAGAGGGAGACCCTACCCGCCCCTTCCTCATCCTTGAACCGGATGATGTTCAACCTTACACCCCGGCCGAACTGGAGGAAGCCCGGCGCTGGTTGGACCGCCTGCCCCAAAGCTCCATCAGCCAGCGCGACCTTGTGACCGCCTGGCAGCAGAACAGTGACACTCGCTTGTCGTATGGCGATAGCACCTGGCTTGATGGCGGCCCGAAAACCGAGGTCAAAGAACTGCGCCAGGGGACTCCGGGTATCAACGTCCTGTTACGCCAGGATTACTCTCAGGTGCAGGACCAGCCCCGCCAACTAGCCCGCTATGTTCTGCCCTTGCCGCCGCCCCGCTCCAAGGAGTGGAAAACCTGGCCTCGCTTCCGCGGTGTCCCTATCGCCCCCGACGAGGCTGTCGACTACGACCCTCGCCGCGGTGCCCAATGGAGAGAACAGTTTCGACTCGCCGCGAGGAGTGAATAA
- the cas6 gene encoding type I-MYXAN CRISPR-associated protein Cas6/Cmx6 gives MLCDVVFHVEGRFLPTDHAYPLYAALSRRLPKFHDPQGNWRFAPITGQPVGGGLLQLHRQSVLRVRLPEQDVPRVVSLAGKRLDIHGYTVLLGTPHVGCIGAASELRAWLVTFRNNVDPAAFLDTAVEQLQTRGIRGEPSIPVLTSGPHRGQPQRRIIRIKGRSIVGYSLVVRGLSDADSLRLQEEGLGGRIRLGCGFFVPMRM, from the coding sequence ATGCTCTGCGATGTGGTTTTCCACGTGGAAGGAAGGTTCCTGCCGACAGATCATGCCTATCCGCTCTATGCGGCCCTGTCGCGGCGCTTGCCGAAGTTTCACGATCCGCAGGGGAACTGGCGGTTTGCTCCCATCACAGGGCAGCCGGTGGGCGGGGGGTTGCTCCAATTGCATCGCCAGTCGGTGTTGCGGGTGCGACTGCCCGAACAGGATGTTCCGCGCGTCGTTTCCCTGGCTGGTAAACGCCTCGATATTCACGGATACACTGTTCTGTTGGGCACTCCTCATGTCGGGTGTATCGGTGCTGCCTCGGAGTTGCGAGCCTGGCTGGTCACCTTCCGCAACAATGTGGACCCTGCCGCCTTTCTCGACACCGCTGTGGAACAACTCCAGACTCGCGGCATCCGGGGGGAGCCATCCATTCCCGTGCTGACTTCCGGCCCCCATCGTGGGCAACCGCAACGGCGCATCATCCGCATCAAGGGGCGCTCTATCGTCGGTTATTCCTTGGTTGTGCGGGGACTCAGTGATGCAGATTCACTGCGTTTGCAAGAAGAAGGATTAGGCGGTCGGATCCGTCTGGGATGCGGTTTCTTCGTTCCCATGAGGATGTAA
- a CDS encoding prenyltransferase/squalene oxidase repeat-containing protein has protein sequence MATALWTWVAGGLLLVPVAEPAKPAPSKADEPLASRYDPLRAAAYLDGVAVHWTRERQCISCHTNMLYLAVRPRLGGEDKSWREVRAFLEKQVQSWSQGGKPRGDTYVVVTAFALSLHDAFTSGKLQTSTRAALDRMWQHQRESGEWNWLKCDWPPLEHDDYYGAVLAAVAVGYAPDRYAETPQAQAGLKRLRQYLERTPPPDLHHAAMLLWASTRLPGLLREEQRRQIIADLKSRQQRDGGWALPALGHYKRRDGSPNDPQAPSDGYATGMVTFILLQAGLPPQDPVLVKARQWLLQHQRDSGRWFTRSLNNDKAHYITNIGTAFCVLALQQFPETR, from the coding sequence ATGGCTACTGCTTTGTGGACTTGGGTGGCAGGCGGGCTTTTACTGGTACCGGTCGCTGAGCCGGCCAAGCCGGCGCCGAGCAAAGCGGATGAACCTCTGGCGAGCCGATACGACCCCCTCCGAGCGGCGGCCTATCTGGATGGCGTGGCCGTGCACTGGACGCGCGAGCGACAATGCATCAGTTGCCACACGAACATGCTCTATCTGGCAGTCCGACCTCGGCTGGGCGGGGAGGATAAGTCCTGGCGTGAAGTGCGGGCGTTCCTGGAAAAGCAGGTGCAAAGCTGGTCCCAAGGGGGCAAGCCGCGTGGGGATACGTATGTGGTTGTCACTGCCTTCGCCTTGTCACTTCATGATGCTTTCACTAGCGGCAAACTCCAGACGAGCACGCGGGCGGCCTTGGATCGCATGTGGCAGCATCAGCGGGAAAGCGGCGAGTGGAACTGGCTCAAATGCGATTGGCCCCCGTTGGAACATGACGATTACTACGGCGCCGTCCTGGCCGCGGTGGCAGTGGGATACGCTCCAGATCGCTACGCCGAAACACCCCAAGCTCAAGCCGGCCTCAAGCGCCTGCGCCAATACCTGGAGCGCACACCACCCCCGGACCTGCACCATGCCGCCATGCTCCTGTGGGCCTCCACTCGTCTGCCGGGACTGCTCCGGGAGGAACAGCGCCGCCAGATCATCGCCGACCTGAAAAGCCGGCAGCAGCGCGACGGCGGTTGGGCCTTGCCAGCCTTGGGCCATTACAAGCGGCGGGATGGCTCACCCAACGATCCCCAAGCCCCTAGCGATGGCTACGCCACCGGCATGGTGACGTTCATTTTGCTGCAAGCAGGCTTGCCCCCCCAGGACCCCGTCCTGGTCAAAGCCCGGCAATGGCTTCTCCAACACCAGCGCGACAGCGGGCGGTGGTTCACACGTTCCCTCAATAACGACAAAGCTCACTACATCACCAACATCGGCACTGCCTTCTGTGTTCTCGCTTTGCAGCAATTCCCCGAAACACGCTGA
- the cas8a1 gene encoding type I-MYXAN CRISPR-associated Cas8a1/Cmx1, with product MPRSRKSPTATTTKQAAPDDLILHLFAPGMSLMHRAGLGGLACTLDVLRQRYDKGLLTDAEVRPLILDGQPQWDIEEQQITLRFGTPENAGAYLQKLFQFAFQITPEGLIYLPGQHGDTQPSLAVLADLQAGLLLTFLQHGGTRDLAKDESTVQYDPGDVDNVHALPVTYKKCSGYKHQSLWKELVDTKGRLKQTPVDLDGPVYPGAVVRHQAWGDLTKLKDPPERALPLYFAMVGCLSLLVNRGLGVLLIPEVENLRDFLDVRPLITPRNARQTLVAGAADAALQAQVRVWSSQIIRRSGGSIPAIDAMTLAPTPWSTQQKSRVNTLHVPRLADRDLQRYERALACLPLRVMVPADSTPDGKSTRKRKTAKAEQPGAVPPPSPVYRQESVVRPHVAENLALGRPWYAGFIKFYTRKNPATDKPYLEQLRYEKGGLHAMIAEPKMWDEEGERRLVEAVHEAIRRTFGRIHRETDGEGKSPSQATKNRWDKFREELRLRLAGAKTANDARHALCDLFSRAGYVQVLSEHWRDILPKLADDRWQLTRDLALLALASYTGREDEKADAPEIVEGQANAT from the coding sequence ATGCCCCGCTCCCGAAAATCCCCAACGGCGACCACGACCAAACAGGCAGCACCAGACGATTTGATCCTGCATCTGTTCGCACCCGGCATGTCCCTGATGCACCGCGCCGGTCTGGGTGGATTGGCTTGTACCCTTGATGTCTTGCGACAGCGTTACGACAAAGGACTGCTCACCGACGCGGAGGTCCGCCCGTTGATTCTCGATGGCCAACCTCAGTGGGACATCGAAGAGCAGCAGATCACTCTGCGTTTCGGTACGCCAGAAAATGCTGGAGCTTATCTGCAAAAACTTTTCCAATTCGCCTTCCAGATCACCCCAGAGGGGTTGATCTACCTGCCGGGCCAGCATGGTGACACTCAGCCGTCTCTAGCTGTGCTGGCGGACCTTCAAGCCGGGCTGCTACTGACCTTCCTCCAGCACGGCGGCACGCGCGACCTGGCCAAGGACGAAAGCACCGTCCAGTACGATCCCGGCGATGTGGACAACGTCCATGCCCTGCCGGTGACCTACAAGAAATGCTCCGGCTACAAACATCAGTCTCTGTGGAAAGAACTGGTGGATACCAAAGGCCGTTTGAAACAGACGCCTGTGGACCTGGATGGCCCCGTCTATCCGGGGGCGGTAGTGCGGCATCAGGCTTGGGGGGATTTGACCAAGCTCAAGGACCCCCCGGAACGGGCCTTGCCCCTGTACTTTGCGATGGTGGGGTGCTTGTCCCTGCTGGTGAATCGCGGTTTGGGAGTGCTGCTGATTCCGGAGGTGGAGAACCTGAGAGATTTTCTCGATGTCCGCCCCTTGATCACACCCCGGAATGCCCGGCAAACCCTCGTGGCGGGAGCAGCGGATGCCGCCCTGCAAGCGCAGGTCCGCGTCTGGTCCAGCCAAATCATCCGCCGAAGCGGAGGAAGCATTCCTGCGATCGATGCCATGACGCTGGCACCAACCCCCTGGTCCACGCAGCAGAAGTCCCGTGTGAACACGCTTCACGTCCCCCGCCTGGCGGATCGAGATTTGCAGCGCTACGAACGAGCACTGGCCTGTCTGCCGCTGCGGGTGATGGTACCTGCCGATTCCACTCCCGACGGCAAATCGACGCGCAAACGCAAAACGGCCAAGGCGGAGCAACCAGGAGCGGTCCCACCGCCCTCCCCCGTCTATCGCCAGGAGAGCGTTGTCCGCCCGCACGTTGCCGAAAATCTGGCTTTGGGACGCCCCTGGTATGCCGGTTTCATCAAGTTCTACACGCGGAAGAATCCCGCCACGGATAAGCCCTACCTTGAGCAGCTTCGTTACGAGAAAGGAGGTTTGCATGCCATGATCGCTGAACCGAAGATGTGGGACGAGGAAGGGGAGCGCCGCCTTGTCGAAGCGGTGCACGAAGCTATCCGCCGTACCTTCGGGCGCATCCACCGCGAGACCGATGGCGAAGGGAAGTCCCCCTCGCAAGCGACCAAAAATCGCTGGGACAAATTCCGTGAGGAACTGCGCCTGCGCCTCGCGGGAGCCAAGACAGCCAACGACGCCCGCCATGCTCTCTGCGACCTGTTCAGCCGGGCCGGTTATGTTCAGGTGTTATCCGAACATTGGCGGGACATTCTGCCCAAGCTCGCCGATGACCGCTGGCAATTGACCCGTGACCTCGCCCTGCTAGCTCTAGCCAGTTACACCGGGCGCGAAGACGAGAAAGCTGATGCGCCGGAGATTGTCGAGGGACAGGCCAACGCGACCTAA
- a CDS encoding D-TA family PLP-dependent enzyme, with translation MAVNYRLEREEEVYSPALLVYPALIRQNIACVLRWAGGPQRLCPHVKTHKTREIARWLLEAGVQRHKCATLAEAEMLAQVGAPQVLIAYPLVGPNLQRLAALIRRYPHTHFATLVDHPAALAALASAMQGAGTEVGVLLDLNVGQDRTGIAVGPEAAALYQQMCRSPGVRPEGFHVYDGHNNAPERSEREATAERFWKDVLALRRQLEEQGCPVPRLVVGGTPSFPVHSRWQQIPGLECSPGTFVLHDAGYGSKYADLAELIPAAALMTRVISRPHPRRVTLDLGTKAVAADPPLERRVRLLDVPEYTVVAHNEEHLVIETPAAEQFQIGDVLYALPGHICPTVALYRELLVVENGIVADRWLVAARDRSLTV, from the coding sequence ATGGCTGTGAACTATCGGTTGGAAAGGGAAGAGGAGGTTTACTCACCGGCTCTGCTGGTATATCCCGCCTTGATTCGGCAGAACATCGCCTGTGTGTTGCGGTGGGCGGGCGGACCCCAGCGGCTTTGCCCTCATGTCAAGACGCATAAGACTCGCGAGATCGCCCGCTGGCTTCTGGAAGCCGGTGTGCAGCGGCACAAATGCGCGACGCTGGCCGAGGCGGAGATGCTGGCTCAAGTCGGCGCCCCTCAAGTGCTCATTGCTTATCCCCTGGTCGGGCCGAATCTGCAACGCTTGGCGGCACTCATCCGTCGCTATCCACACACGCATTTTGCTACGCTAGTGGATCATCCGGCGGCTCTGGCAGCACTGGCGTCGGCAATGCAAGGAGCCGGGACCGAAGTAGGCGTCCTGCTCGACCTCAATGTCGGACAAGATCGCACGGGAATAGCAGTCGGACCGGAAGCGGCGGCGCTATACCAGCAGATGTGCCGAAGTCCCGGTGTGCGTCCGGAAGGCTTCCACGTGTACGATGGCCACAATAACGCTCCGGAGCGATCGGAACGGGAGGCGACCGCGGAGCGGTTTTGGAAGGATGTCCTGGCCTTACGGCGGCAGTTGGAGGAACAGGGCTGTCCAGTGCCGCGCTTGGTCGTGGGAGGAACACCGAGCTTTCCCGTGCATTCCCGCTGGCAGCAGATCCCTGGCCTGGAATGTTCCCCTGGCACCTTCGTCTTGCACGATGCTGGTTATGGCAGTAAGTATGCCGACCTGGCAGAATTGATCCCCGCCGCTGCGCTGATGACTCGCGTTATCAGCCGTCCGCATCCACGACGTGTCACTTTGGACCTGGGGACCAAAGCCGTAGCTGCCGATCCTCCGCTGGAGCGCCGCGTCCGGCTCCTAGATGTGCCGGAATACACCGTCGTAGCCCATAACGAAGAGCACCTGGTCATAGAGACCCCAGCCGCCGAGCAATTTCAGATCGGTGATGTCCTCTACGCTTTGCCCGGCCACATCTGCCCCACGGTGGCCCTGTATCGGGAATTGCTCGTAGTCGAAAACGGTATCGTGGCCGATCGCTGGTTGGTAGCGGCACGTGACCGGTCTCTGACTGTGTGA
- the cas5 gene encoding type I-MYXAN CRISPR-associated protein Cas5/Cmx5/DevS, with protein sequence MLGIFVTVPVTCFRRLLSREYLETEPLPPPSTCYGFLLSLVGETERQRHVGCRLTAVNLNRTARSVALRTVWRWKEKQTLPGCGRNIRPDYQQLLTGASAEHPFVELLLWLDSAEEQNAPPHLEERVQQALIDPRQVSRFGGLSLGESTHLVDEVCLWERVKDRYRSQRGRAFLLAERGRYTWPVWADHVASARTRYAVGNWEDISLDQPPEVHRLPRILPP encoded by the coding sequence ATGCTCGGCATCTTTGTGACTGTGCCCGTGACCTGCTTCCGCCGGCTTCTGTCCCGCGAGTATTTAGAAACCGAGCCGCTGCCGCCGCCGTCCACATGCTATGGCTTCCTCTTGTCACTTGTGGGGGAAACCGAGCGCCAGCGCCACGTCGGCTGCCGCCTCACGGCGGTCAACCTGAATCGCACGGCCCGGAGCGTCGCTCTGCGCACCGTCTGGCGCTGGAAAGAGAAACAAACACTGCCTGGTTGTGGCAGGAATATACGTCCAGACTACCAGCAGCTCCTGACCGGCGCCTCCGCTGAGCATCCTTTCGTCGAACTGCTGCTCTGGCTGGATTCTGCGGAAGAACAAAATGCCCCGCCCCATTTGGAAGAACGGGTTCAGCAGGCCCTGATCGATCCGCGGCAGGTGTCCCGTTTCGGCGGACTGTCTCTCGGCGAAAGCACCCATTTGGTCGATGAAGTCTGCCTTTGGGAGCGCGTCAAGGATCGTTATCGCAGCCAGAGAGGGCGAGCCTTCCTGCTGGCCGAGAGGGGGCGATACACTTGGCCGGTCTGGGCGGATCATGTGGCCTCGGCCCGTACCCGCTACGCTGTGGGGAACTGGGAGGACATTTCCCTCGATCAACCCCCCGAAGTCCACCGCTTACCTCGCATTCTTCCCCCTTGA
- a CDS encoding response regulator — protein sequence MSSVSPSGSVSSSAAEAQLFPAIFEHAPEGILLLDDSRRCVEANPAARHLLGYSREELLQRTVEDLTVPDDRPHIPSRWQTLLSQRTCQGLWRILTAVGQTLYAESRCQAHILPGVHLCLFRDVTPPQQADADAHLLRQALDALSAGIIITDQQQLQEPIVYVNRAVTRLTGYRPEELLGQNCRIFSGRYRDQPGLEEVRAAIRQGQTALVELVQQRKDGTLWFNLLSLAPLRNPRGVVTHYVRVLIDITHVRQRLGRWQPEVIASSLPDQAPTIPDQAPAASPPRIPQADPPEAASTTPHILVVEDEDAVREFIRLVLVQAGYTVSLASDGEEAWDIFRREPHHFDLVLSDVLMPRRNGPELAALIHSLRPTLPILFVSGYTGAAAAKLQQIPARELLLEKPFSIDKLLQAVRQALARGKSETPDSSPAATPSSSPGASAL from the coding sequence ATGAGCAGCGTATCGCCCAGCGGGTCGGTCTCTTCGAGTGCAGCGGAGGCCCAGCTTTTCCCGGCCATTTTTGAGCATGCGCCGGAGGGAATCTTGCTGCTCGACGACAGCCGCCGCTGCGTAGAGGCGAATCCAGCCGCCCGGCATCTGCTCGGCTACTCCCGCGAAGAATTGCTGCAACGGACGGTGGAAGACCTAACGGTGCCAGACGACCGGCCTCACATTCCCTCCCGCTGGCAAACACTCCTCAGCCAGCGCACCTGTCAGGGGTTATGGCGTATCCTTACCGCCGTGGGACAAACCCTTTATGCCGAGAGCCGTTGCCAAGCGCATATCCTTCCCGGCGTTCATCTCTGTCTGTTCCGGGACGTCACTCCACCTCAGCAAGCCGATGCCGACGCTCATTTGCTGCGTCAGGCTTTGGATGCTCTTTCGGCTGGCATCATCATTACCGATCAGCAACAGCTCCAGGAACCCATCGTGTACGTCAATCGGGCGGTGACGCGCCTGACTGGTTACCGCCCGGAGGAGCTGCTAGGGCAGAACTGCCGTATTTTCAGCGGTCGGTATCGGGATCAACCGGGACTGGAAGAAGTGCGTGCCGCCATTCGCCAAGGGCAAACGGCCCTGGTGGAACTGGTCCAGCAACGCAAGGACGGCACTCTCTGGTTCAACTTGCTCAGTCTGGCCCCCCTTCGGAATCCCCGCGGTGTCGTAACCCATTATGTGCGGGTACTCATTGACATCACCCACGTGCGACAGCGATTAGGCCGGTGGCAACCGGAGGTCATTGCCTCATCCTTGCCAGATCAAGCACCCACCATTCCTGATCAAGCACCTGCCGCCTCTCCGCCCCGGATACCCCAAGCAGATCCGCCAGAAGCGGCTTCAACGACTCCACACATTCTGGTGGTAGAAGATGAGGATGCGGTGCGCGAGTTCATCCGTCTAGTTTTAGTACAGGCCGGTTACACCGTATCGCTGGCCAGCGATGGGGAAGAAGCCTGGGACATTTTCCGGCGCGAGCCGCACCACTTCGACCTGGTCCTCTCAGATGTGCTCATGCCTCGGCGCAATGGTCCGGAGTTGGCGGCCCTGATTCATTCGCTCCGCCCTACCCTGCCCATTCTTTTCGTTTCGGGCTATACCGGCGCTGCCGCGGCAAAACTCCAGCAAATCCCTGCCAGAGAGTTGCTCCTGGAAAAACCCTTCAGCATTGATAAGCTCTTGCAGGCTGTTCGCCAGGCCCTGGCGAGGGGGAAATCTGAGACTCCAGACAGCTCCCCTGCCGCCACTCCTTCATCCTCTCCTGGGGCTTCAGCCCTCTGA
- the cas7i gene encoding type I-B CRISPR-associated protein Cas7/Cst2/DevR: MTLHVFASIVTPYGTAANNRAETEGNITTLQKIIWMGETHTTVSAEAIRFALRRRLAEYGPTNRSWDERANSNVWQDPDFQRWNSDGQEVCIDDDLLGFMSAEAAKEGESSGKATVRRAVLEVTRAVSLTPWPGDVTFNAASPGATPSAQKKGTNPVPYGTELHATRYQYSIAMTPERLRDKRRAAQALECLCKLGPVAGNHSRFLFDFSPEAIAIRITDDPAPRMLYCFDTADEGRTVIAPRLYQRLHNGDIVPEELIVAAVLPHGEGNGRWPENVTVCKGVQEACATAVKRINAKLGLGG; this comes from the coding sequence ATGACTCTGCATGTGTTTGCTAGCATCGTGACGCCCTATGGGACCGCCGCCAACAATCGGGCCGAGACTGAGGGCAACATCACCACTTTGCAGAAAATCATCTGGATGGGGGAGACGCACACGACGGTCAGTGCAGAAGCCATCCGTTTCGCTTTGCGCCGCCGCCTGGCTGAGTACGGCCCTACCAATCGCTCCTGGGATGAGAGAGCTAACAGCAACGTATGGCAAGACCCGGATTTTCAGCGCTGGAACTCGGATGGTCAGGAAGTGTGCATTGACGATGACCTGCTCGGCTTCATGAGTGCCGAAGCGGCCAAGGAGGGGGAATCGTCGGGCAAGGCCACTGTGCGCCGGGCTGTGCTGGAAGTCACTCGTGCGGTTTCGCTCACCCCTTGGCCGGGGGATGTCACCTTCAACGCCGCTTCGCCCGGTGCCACTCCTTCCGCCCAGAAAAAAGGGACCAACCCCGTCCCCTACGGCACCGAACTCCATGCCACGCGCTACCAGTACAGCATCGCCATGACACCGGAACGCCTGCGCGACAAACGCCGAGCGGCCCAAGCGCTGGAATGCCTTTGCAAACTCGGTCCTGTGGCCGGCAACCACAGCCGCTTCCTCTTCGACTTTTCTCCCGAGGCGATCGCCATTCGCATCACCGACGATCCCGCTCCGCGCATGCTCTACTGCTTCGATACCGCCGATGAAGGCCGAACGGTGATCGCCCCGCGCCTCTATCAGCGCCTCCACAATGGCGACATTGTCCCCGAAGAGTTGATCGTCGCTGCTGTTCTGCCTCACGGAGAAGGGAATGGCCGCTGGCCGGAGAATGTCACCGTTTGCAAAGGCGTCCAGGAAGCCTGTGCGACAGCTGTTAAGCGGATCAACGCCAAGCTCGGACTGGGAGGCTGA
- a CDS encoding DUF1559 family PulG-like putative transporter, producing the protein MRHHKAFTLIELLVVIAIIAILIGLLLPAVQKVREAAARTQCANNLKQIGLAFHNFHDVRGTLPPGGRDGRPAGQPNQSCCNWDDQNAATLNANGQLDDRTGYSWSYQIMPYIEQDNLFRLPNRTQLYVTPVKIYYCPSRRAPQIYGSSAKSDYAGNAGTVFSNGTPTNNSVNAGSGAANGVVVRTNVPQISLTMITDGTSNTVMVAEKWLHPNQWGRDGGDNEPYVNAGWDEDIVRIGGGTFTYTHPRTGATVTIPRTPQPDADAPNPSSGSVWNQQFGSSHSGGMNAVFADGSVRFVRFGVDPAVWAATCTRNGGESVTLE; encoded by the coding sequence ATGAGACATCACAAAGCCTTTACTTTGATCGAGTTGCTGGTGGTCATCGCCATCATTGCCATCCTCATCGGTCTGCTTCTGCCGGCGGTGCAGAAAGTCCGGGAAGCAGCCGCCCGTACGCAGTGTGCTAACAATTTGAAGCAGATCGGCCTAGCGTTTCACAATTTCCACGACGTTCGCGGAACGCTACCTCCCGGTGGGCGAGATGGTCGACCTGCAGGCCAACCCAACCAGAGTTGTTGCAACTGGGATGATCAGAATGCAGCGACCCTTAACGCCAACGGTCAACTGGATGATCGTACGGGATACAGTTGGAGCTATCAAATTATGCCATACATTGAACAAGATAACCTATTCCGTCTACCGAATCGTACACAGCTTTATGTAACGCCTGTTAAAATTTATTACTGCCCTTCGCGCCGTGCTCCCCAGATTTACGGAAGCAGCGCCAAATCTGATTATGCTGGAAATGCGGGTACAGTCTTCTCGAATGGCACTCCGACCAACAATTCTGTCAATGCCGGTTCTGGTGCAGCAAATGGAGTGGTAGTTCGTACCAATGTGCCACAGATTAGCCTCACTATGATCACGGATGGAACTTCCAATACGGTGATGGTGGCGGAAAAGTGGTTGCACCCCAATCAATGGGGCAGGGATGGCGGTGACAATGAACCGTATGTCAACGCTGGCTGGGATGAAGACATCGTCCGAATTGGCGGAGGCACATTCACCTATACTCATCCCCGCACAGGTGCGACGGTGACGATTCCTCGAACCCCGCAGCCTGACGCCGACGCTCCCAATCCGAGCAGTGGTTCAGTTTGGAATCAGCAGTTTGGTTCTTCGCACTCAGGCGGTATGAACGCGGTTTTCGCAGATGGTTCTGTGCGGTTTGTACGATTTGGTGTCGATCCGGCTGTCTGGGCCGCCACTTGTACCCGCAATGGTGGAGAATCTGTCACCCTTGAGTAA